One window from the genome of Antechinus flavipes isolate AdamAnt ecotype Samford, QLD, Australia chromosome X, AdamAnt_v2, whole genome shotgun sequence encodes:
- the SSR4 gene encoding translocon-associated protein subunit delta, which yields MGCLGELPLIGSQELITCTIRSSPQQLNWPAVLQAPSLSRPRWRELMARPLKLSLVSVRQALVLLLFFIGLPGCSAEPCTDPMITPSYYTTSDAVISTETVFIVEISLMCKNGAQNVALYADVNGKQFPVTRGQDIGRYQVSWSLEHRSAHSGTYEVKFFDEESYSLLRKAQRSNEDISAIRPLFTVSVDHRGAWNGPWVSTEVLAAMIGMVVYYMAFSAKSNIQA from the exons ATGGGGTGCCTGGGGGAACTTCCCCTGATTGGCTCGCAAGAGCTGATTACGTGCACCATCCGGTCCAGCCCTCAGCAATTAAATTGGCCAGCCGTGCTCCAGGCACCCTCTCTCTCCCGCCCGCGCTGGAGGGAGCTGATGGCGCGCCCTCTGAAGCTTTCCCTGGTCTCTGTTCGCCAGGCCTTGGTCCTGCTGCTGTTCTTCATCGGGCTTCCCGGCTGCTCAG CGGAACCATGCACTGACCCTATGATCACTCCTTCCTACTACACCACCTCTGATGCAGTCATTTCCACCGAGACTGTTTTCATCGTTGAGATCTCTCTGATGTGCAAGAATGGAGCACAG aatgtaGCCCTCTATGCTGATGTTAACGGAAAGCAGTTTCCAGTGACCCGGGGCCAGGATATTGGCCGTTATCAG GTGTCCTGGAGCTTGGAACATAGGAGCGCTCATTCTGGAACATATGAAGTCAAGTTCTTTGATGAAGAATCCTACAGTCTTTTGAGAAAG GCCCAGAGAAGCAATGAGGATATTTCGGCCATTAGACCTTTGTTCACAGTTAGTGTGGATCACCGG GGTGCTTGGAACGGGCCTTGGGTCTCTACCGAGGTGCTGGCTGCAATGATCGGCATGGTGGTCTATTACATGGCCTTTAGTGCCAAGAGCAACATTCAAGCCTGA